The following proteins are encoded in a genomic region of Natrinema sp. DC36:
- a CDS encoding MATE family efflux transporter — translation MSLIDRLVGWLSSRLDRLSGLFKGRDEFDLTSGDIAGPLFYLSLPIIVTNLLQTAYNLIDTFWLGQYSTDALAAISFAFPMVFLLISVGMGLSVAGSVLVAQHIGADEESEAEYAASQTVALSLLGAMALGLIGYVFVDGLLGLLGASPDVLPLATDYMEVISLGMPFMFGFFVFIALMRGYGDTITPMLVMLGSVLLNVVLDPFLIFGWGPFPELGIEGAAIATVFSRALALVVGLAIMFRGARGVRIRLRQMRPDLSFAKKLVGIGFPASIEGMGRALSINLLLVIVGLFPTYVVAAYGIGTRVFSVIFLPAIAVARGVETMTGQNVGAGKPERAEAAADFAAKTMFVILGALGVVAWLGARPITAVFTDDPAVIEVGVTFLRYVAPSFGFIGVMRAYNGSFRGTGKTLTAAAIVLVTYAVIRLPIAYVLSQTTMEYRGIWLAFAASNAVGAGLAYGWYRRGTWRDADVTDGPPAPGLGDDLEVGETDASTND, via the coding sequence ATGAGCCTCATCGATCGCCTCGTGGGCTGGCTCTCGAGCCGTCTCGATCGACTCTCCGGACTGTTCAAGGGCCGCGACGAGTTCGATCTGACCTCGGGCGATATCGCTGGTCCGCTGTTCTACCTCTCGTTGCCGATCATCGTCACCAACCTGTTGCAGACGGCCTACAACCTCATCGACACGTTCTGGCTCGGTCAGTATAGCACCGACGCGCTCGCGGCGATCAGCTTCGCGTTCCCGATGGTCTTCCTGCTCATCTCCGTCGGCATGGGGCTGTCCGTCGCCGGGAGCGTGCTCGTCGCCCAGCACATCGGCGCGGACGAGGAGAGCGAGGCGGAGTACGCCGCCTCGCAGACCGTCGCCCTGTCGTTGCTCGGTGCGATGGCCCTCGGACTGATCGGCTACGTCTTCGTCGACGGACTGCTCGGACTCCTCGGTGCGTCGCCGGACGTGTTGCCGCTGGCGACCGACTACATGGAGGTCATCTCGCTCGGGATGCCCTTCATGTTCGGATTCTTCGTCTTCATCGCGCTGATGCGGGGCTACGGCGACACGATCACGCCGATGCTGGTGATGCTCGGCTCCGTTCTTCTCAACGTCGTCCTCGACCCGTTCCTGATCTTCGGCTGGGGGCCGTTCCCCGAACTCGGCATCGAGGGTGCGGCGATCGCCACGGTCTTCTCCCGCGCCCTCGCGCTCGTCGTCGGACTGGCGATCATGTTCCGCGGGGCGCGCGGCGTCCGAATTCGACTCCGCCAGATGCGTCCGGACCTCTCCTTCGCCAAGAAGCTCGTCGGAATCGGATTTCCGGCGTCGATCGAGGGCATGGGCAGAGCCCTGTCGATCAACCTCCTGCTGGTGATCGTCGGCCTGTTCCCAACTTACGTCGTCGCGGCCTACGGCATCGGTACCCGCGTGTTCTCGGTCATCTTCCTGCCGGCGATTGCAGTCGCCCGCGGCGTCGAGACGATGACCGGACAGAACGTCGGAGCGGGCAAACCCGAGCGTGCGGAAGCGGCCGCCGACTTCGCCGCCAAAACCATGTTCGTTATTCTCGGCGCGCTCGGCGTCGTGGCGTGGCTCGGCGCACGGCCCATCACCGCCGTGTTCACCGACGATCCCGCGGTCATCGAGGTCGGGGTCACGTTCCTCCGGTACGTCGCGCCGTCGTTCGGCTTCATCGGCGTGATGCGAGCCTACAACGGAAGCTTCCGCGGCACCGGGAAGACGCTCACCGCCGCGGCGATCGTTCTCGTGACCTACGCGGTCATCCGACTCCCGATCGCCTACGTCCTCTCGCAAACGACGATGGAGTACCGCGGAATCTGGCTCGCCTTCGCCGCCTCGAACGCCGTCGGTGCCGGCCTCGCCTACGGCTGGTACCGCAGAGGAACTTGGCGCGACGCCGACGTGACCGACGGGCCGCCGGCTCCCGGTCTCGGCGACGACCTCGAGGTCGGTGAGACGGACGCGAGCACGAACGACTAG
- a CDS encoding RNA-binding protein, translated as MPQIPLHYVDLRTFCYATEDEKRVEEALRTFLPDGDDEPFEIERAESEGHYGDRILVLSARVERADEVRHVLSRLADLESFDALIDELDERVTENTELFLRLDKQAAFAGDVRLGEGITFRGKVEAYPAKKERAVENAEEVLERLRERE; from the coding sequence ATGCCACAGATCCCGCTTCACTACGTCGATTTACGGACGTTTTGCTACGCCACCGAGGACGAAAAACGCGTCGAGGAGGCGCTCCGAACGTTCCTCCCCGACGGCGACGACGAGCCGTTCGAGATCGAACGCGCCGAGAGCGAGGGTCACTACGGCGACCGCATCCTCGTCCTCTCGGCACGCGTCGAGAGAGCAGACGAGGTCCGCCACGTTCTCTCGCGGCTGGCCGACCTCGAGTCCTTCGACGCGCTGATCGACGAACTCGACGAGCGGGTTACCGAGAACACCGAACTGTTTCTCCGACTCGACAAGCAAGCGGCCTTCGCGGGCGACGTCCGCCTCGGAGAGGGAATCACCTTCCGCGGAAAGGTCGAGGCCTACCCGGCGAAGAAGGAACGGGCCGTCGAAAACGCCGAGGAAGTCCTCGAGCGGCTGCGCGAACGGGAGTAA
- a CDS encoding succinylglutamate desuccinylase/aspartoacylase family protein yields MRRRTYLAGGASVLASIAVSGIVSQPAGNERLLEAARESPDTGEVNSNTEPILSGTDHETPLYEIDAPNDGPTAMIFGGVHGDERSGIEAAREISDWRPDAGTLVVVPETNRVAVENNERRGVDGDLNRQFPADREPQSELAAGIWDAVEAHQPDVVLDLHRSLGIYGLHQEFVGQAIFHSPDAHGERLADRLDEDAVPWYLPFHKFTAGETSLTGPLLFQHAARELDATAYLFETTEFLLDHSTMVEMSRLAAAHVLELHGLLEVGGGA; encoded by the coding sequence ATGAGACGTCGGACGTATCTGGCCGGCGGTGCGAGCGTGCTCGCGTCGATTGCCGTGTCAGGAATCGTGAGTCAGCCAGCTGGTAACGAGCGCCTGCTCGAGGCGGCTCGCGAGTCTCCCGATACCGGTGAAGTCAATTCGAACACGGAACCGATCCTTTCGGGAACCGACCACGAGACGCCGCTGTACGAAATCGACGCGCCGAACGACGGCCCGACCGCGATGATTTTCGGCGGTGTCCACGGCGACGAACGGAGCGGGATCGAGGCCGCTCGCGAAATCTCCGACTGGCGTCCCGACGCGGGGACGCTCGTCGTCGTTCCCGAGACCAATCGCGTGGCCGTCGAAAACAACGAGCGTCGCGGCGTCGACGGCGATCTGAATCGACAGTTTCCGGCCGATCGCGAGCCCCAGAGCGAACTCGCAGCGGGCATCTGGGACGCCGTCGAGGCCCACCAGCCGGACGTCGTGCTCGACCTCCATCGGTCGCTCGGAATCTACGGCCTTCATCAGGAGTTCGTCGGACAGGCGATCTTCCACTCGCCCGACGCCCACGGCGAGCGGCTCGCCGACCGCCTCGACGAGGACGCCGTCCCGTGGTATCTGCCGTTCCACAAATTCACGGCCGGGGAGACCTCCCTCACCGGACCGTTGCTCTTCCAGCACGCCGCGCGCGAACTCGATGCGACCGCCTACCTCTTCGAGACCACCGAGTTCCTGCTCGATCACTCCACGATGGTCGAAATGTCGCGACTGGCGGCCGCACACGTCCTCGAGCTACACGGCTTGCTCGAGGTCGGAGGTGGCGCATGA
- a CDS encoding DUF1918 domain-containing protein, with protein sequence MSFEEDDRVVLHDEHSEFDGETGTVSQTMESMFGDVTYTISFDDGQEAGVPEDDLEKADDVDEDEE encoded by the coding sequence ATGAGCTTCGAGGAAGACGACCGCGTGGTCCTCCACGACGAGCACAGCGAGTTCGACGGCGAAACCGGCACCGTCTCCCAGACGATGGAATCGATGTTCGGCGACGTTACCTACACTATCAGCTTCGACGACGGCCAGGAGGCCGGCGTCCCCGAAGACGACCTCGAGAAAGCCGACGACGTCGACGAAGACGAAGAATAA
- a CDS encoding TetR/AcrR family transcriptional regulator — protein sequence MTDETIDDIMEATYRALCTHGYAELTMQDIAEDSTKSKGTLHYHFEGKQDLLESFLEFLLNRFEERTEMIPGETPAERLHEFLEELLTTTDEESAEEFRTAILEIKAQAPYNEVYREKLSAFDRALQARIATLVADGLEAGEFRADIDPDETADFLVTLFHGAQTRAAAVDRPPERTRQYVHEYIDETLRLDEATERDAATTDEDGEAGE from the coding sequence ATGACTGACGAGACGATCGACGATATTATGGAGGCGACGTATCGAGCGCTCTGTACGCACGGCTACGCGGAGCTGACGATGCAGGATATCGCCGAGGATTCGACCAAAAGCAAGGGGACACTCCACTATCACTTCGAGGGCAAGCAGGACCTCCTCGAGTCGTTTCTGGAGTTTCTCCTGAACCGGTTCGAGGAGCGAACCGAGATGATTCCGGGCGAGACGCCGGCCGAACGACTCCACGAATTCCTCGAGGAACTGCTGACGACGACGGACGAGGAGTCCGCCGAGGAGTTCCGGACGGCGATCCTCGAGATCAAGGCGCAAGCGCCGTACAACGAGGTTTATCGGGAGAAACTGAGTGCGTTCGACCGCGCGCTCCAGGCGCGCATCGCGACCCTCGTCGCGGACGGCCTCGAGGCGGGGGAGTTCCGTGCGGATATCGATCCGGACGAAACGGCCGACTTCCTCGTCACGCTGTTTCACGGCGCACAGACGCGAGCGGCCGCGGTCGATCGCCCACCCGAACGGACGCGCCAGTACGTCCACGAGTACATCGACGAAACCCTGCGGCTGGACGAGGCCACCGAGCGAGACGCGGCGACGACTGACGAGGACGGAGAGGCCGGCGAATGA